A window of Mercenaria mercenaria strain notata chromosome 16, MADL_Memer_1, whole genome shotgun sequence contains these coding sequences:
- the LOC128549698 gene encoding asialoglycoprotein receptor 1-like — MKFECIQTALKMAVLIASHICMIISAVFIADIGGFVADSQTHTTGCRDNWVAYDGSCYLFVHHNYSFTEAAHFCQIHESHLVHVDSALENAFIKDRVRYIIGPLERWWIGLTDEIVEGDWRWLDTDIKPAYTDWNPGEPNNSGGENCGVLQVTAWNDVPCSQSYRPICEKRGENVENEILG, encoded by the exons ATGAAATTTGAGTGTATACAGACTGCATTAAAGATGGCAGTTCTCATAGCATCGCACATTTGTATGATAA TTTCAGCCGTGTTTATAGCAGACATTGGTGGATTTGTCGCAGattcacaaacacacacaacagGTTGTCGAGATAACTGGGTCGCATATGATGGATCATGTTACTTGTTTGTACATCATAATTACAGCTTTACAGAAGCCGCC catttttgcCAGATTCATGAGTCACACCTAGTTCATGTCGATTCTGCCTTAGAGAATGCATTTATCAAAGACCGTGTCAGGTATATTATAG gtCCACTTGAAAGATGGTGGATTGGACTAACTGATGAAATTGTCGAAGGTGACTGGAGATGGTTAGACACTGACATAAAGCCCGCATACACAG aTTGGAATCCAGGAGAACCAAATAACTCCGGTGGTGAAAACTGCGGAGTACTACAGGTTACTGCCTGGAACGACGTCCCATGCTCGCAGTCTTACCGACCAATATGCGAGAAAAGG GGAGAGAACGTTGAAAACGAAATTTTGGGATAA
- the LOC123540801 gene encoding 17-beta-hydroxysteroid dehydrogenase 13-like yields the protein MYVILEIIQTICYLIYCIIEATVRIFVPEKKKSFAGKLVLVTGAGHGIGRELSLKFSAIGARLVLWDINKDNVESVVREIQENGGTATSYICDVSKIDEIKSVADKVRREIGDVDALVNNAGILHGAAFLTLTDEEIKRTIDINLLAYFWTCRQFLPPMINRNSGHIVNVASMAAKKGVAYLTDYAASKHGVEGFTDALSDEMRREGYDGLYFTTVFPMFVDTGMTKFAHDRLSKMLSPAEVASAVVEGVQRNKKSVYIPSNLDWSVRIGGLFPRKFVDEPTDLMYRGIDPQK from the exons ATGTATGTAATTCTGGAGATTATACAAACTATTTGCTACTTGATATACTGTATTATAGAAGCTACAGTACGGATATTTGTTCCAGAAAAGAAGAAGAGTTTCGCAGGAAAACTGGTTCTTGTGACCGGTGCTGGTCACGGAATTGGACGGGAATTATCCTTAAAGTTTAGTGCCATAGGTGCCAGACTTGTTCTGTGGGATATAAACAAG GACAATGTAGAGAGTGTTGTGAGGGAAATTCAAGAAAATGGTGGAACTGCAACGTCATATATTTGTGACGTCAGTAAAATAGACGAGATAAAATCTGTCGCAGACAAAGTGCGACGAGAAATCGGGGACGTTGACGCTCTTGTAAATAATGCAGGGATTTTGCATGGCGCTGCATTCCTCACATTAACAGATGAAGAAATTAAAAGAACCATTGATATTAATCTATTAGCATATTTTTGG ACTTGTCGTCAGTTTCTACCGCCCATGATAAACAGAAACTCTGGACACATCGTCAATGTGGCATCAATGGCAGCTAAAAAGGGCGTGGCATACCTCACAGATTATGC aGCCTCTAAACATGGTGTAGAAGGTTTTACAGATGCACTGTCGGATGAAATGCGTCGGGAAGGATATGATGGGCTGTACTTTACTACAGTGTTTCCAATGTTTGTTGATACCGGCATGACAAAGTTTGCGCATGATAG ATTGAGTAAGATGTTGAGTCCAGCAGAAGTTGCTTCAGCAGTTGTTGAAGGAGTTCAAAGAAATAAGAAGTCGGTATACATTCCTTCAAACCTCGACTGGAGTGTAAGAATTGGAGG